TGCCAGCGCCCGCTGCGCGGATCGGCGCCTTCGATCGGCTTGGCCGTGCACGGGGCGCAACCGATTGACGGATATCCTTCGTAGACAAGGGGATTGACCAACACATCGTGCTTGTCGATGTAGTCCTGCATGTCCTGGTCTGACCAGGCGGCCAGCGGGTTGATCTTCACCAGCTTGAACGCCTCGTCGAAGCTGATCAGCGGGGCATTGGCACGGGTCGGCGCCTCGACCCGGCGGATGCCGGTCACCCACGCGGAATACCCGCGCAACGCCTTGCCCAGCGGAACGACCTTGCGCAGCCGGCAGCACTCGCCGGGGTCCCGGCTGAACAGGTCCTTGCCCAGCAGCTTGTCCTGCTCTGCCACCGAGTGCTCCGGGGTGACATTGACCACCCGGATGTCGTAGACGGATTCGATCGCGTCGCGGGTGCCGATGGTCTCCACGAAGTGATAGCCGGTGTCCAGGAACATCACCGGAACACCCGGGCGCACCTTGGCGGCCAGATCCACCAGCACCGCGTCCTGCATGTTGGAGGCCACCACGTAGTTGCACGTCGCCCAGCCGCGCGGTCCGTTGATGTTGCCGAAGTGCTGCTCGGTCCACCGCAACAGCTCCATGGCGTCGGCACCGTCGAGTTCGGCAGCGCCGCGGGCCGCCAGCTCGCGCAGTTGGTCCTCGTTCAGTTTGGGCGCCTCGCTCATCGCAAGTCGTCCTCCTCCGCGCGGATGGCCCACTGCGCGAAGCGTTCACCGTCGTTGCGGTGTTTGAGGAAGTTGCGGGTCACCCGGTCGATGTAATCGCCCAGCTCTTCGCTGGTGACCTTGTGCTGGCGCAGTTTGCGCCCGAAGCCGCTGTCCAGGCCGAGGCCGCCGCCGAGGTGAACCTGGAAGCCTTCGACCGAGCCGCCGTTGCCGTCGTCGACCATCTGGCCCTTGAACCCGATGTCGGCGATCTGGATGCGGGCGCACGAGTTGGGGCAGCCGTTGATGTTGACCGTGATCGGCACGTCGAGTTCGCCGTTGATGTCCTCCAGCCGGGCTTCCAGCTCGGGCGCCAAAGACTGTGCCCGCACCCGTGTTTCGGCGAATGACAGTTTGCAGAATTCGATTCCGCTGCACGCCATCAGGTTTCGGCGCCAGCGCGACGGCTTCGATTGCAGGCCCAGGCTTTCCAGTCCAGCGACCGTCTCGTCGACTTTATCGTCGGGCACGTCGAGCATGACCAGCTTCTGGTAAGGGGTGAGCCGGATCCGGTTGGATCCGGCGTTGTCGGCCAGGTCCGCGACCGCGCTCAGGATGGTGCCGGAGACCCGTCCGGCGATGGGGGAGACGCCGATGGCGTTGAGCCCGTTCTTGAGTCGCTGCACGCCCACGTGGTCGATCGGGTGCGCGATCTGGTCGGGCGCCGGGCCGTCGATCAGTGGACGCTTGAGGTACTCGGTCTCCAGGACCTCCCGGAACTTCTGCACGCCCCAGTCCTTGACCAGGAACTTCAGCCGCGCCTTGGCGCGCAGTCGCCGGTAACCGTAGTCCCGGAAGATCGACGTCACCGCCTCCCACACCTCGGGCACCTCGTCCAGCGGAACCCACGCCCCGAGCCGCTGGGCCAGCATCGGGTTGGTGGAGAGCCCGCCGCCGACCCACAGGTCCAGCCCGGGCCCGTGCTCGGGGTGGTTGACTCCGATGAACGCGATGTCGTTGATCTCGTGGGCGACGTCCTGCAGCCCGGAGATGGCGGTCTTGTACTTGCGCGGCAGGTCGGCGTACTCGGGCTTGCCGATGTAGCGCTTGACGATCTCGTCGATCGCCCAGGTGGGGTCGAGCACCTCGTCCAGCGATTCACCGGCCAGCGGCGAACCGAGCACCACGCGGGGGCAGTCGCCGCAGGC
The nucleotide sequence above comes from Mycobacterium kiyosense. Encoded proteins:
- the sir gene encoding sulfite reductase [ferredoxin]; translated protein: MTTARPAKAPRNEGQWALGNREPLNPNEEMKKAGAPLEVRERIENIYSKQGFDSIDKSDLRGRFRWWGLYTQREQGYDGSFTGDDNMDMLEAKYFMMRVRCDGGAISATALRVLGQISTEFARDTADISDRENIQYHWIRVEDVPEIWRRLDEVGLQTTEACGDCPRVVLGSPLAGESLDEVLDPTWAIDEIVKRYIGKPEYADLPRKYKTAISGLQDVAHEINDIAFIGVNHPEHGPGLDLWVGGGLSTNPMLAQRLGAWVPLDEVPEVWEAVTSIFRDYGYRRLRAKARLKFLVKDWGVQKFREVLETEYLKRPLIDGPAPDQIAHPIDHVGVQRLKNGLNAIGVSPIAGRVSGTILSAVADLADNAGSNRIRLTPYQKLVMLDVPDDKVDETVAGLESLGLQSKPSRWRRNLMACSGIEFCKLSFAETRVRAQSLAPELEARLEDINGELDVPITVNINGCPNSCARIQIADIGFKGQMVDDGNGGSVEGFQVHLGGGLGLDSGFGRKLRQHKVTSEELGDYIDRVTRNFLKHRNDGERFAQWAIRAEEDDLR
- the cysH gene encoding putative phosphoadenosine phosphosulfate reductase, whose product is MSEAPKLNEDQLRELAARGAAELDGADAMELLRWTEQHFGNINGPRGWATCNYVVASNMQDAVLVDLAAKVRPGVPVMFLDTGYHFVETIGTRDAIESVYDIRVVNVTPEHSVAEQDKLLGKDLFSRDPGECCRLRKVVPLGKALRGYSAWVTGIRRVEAPTRANAPLISFDEAFKLVKINPLAAWSDQDMQDYIDKHDVLVNPLVYEGYPSIGCAPCTAKPIEGADPRSGRWQGQAKTECGLHAS